Within Desertifilum tharense IPPAS B-1220, the genomic segment GGAGTTGGGAGTTGGGGGTTGGGGGAAGAAGGGAATTGGGAGTTGGGAGTTGGGGGTTGGGGGAAGAAGGGAATTGGGAGTTGGGAGTTGGGGGTTAGGGAAGAAGGGAGTTGGGAGTTGGGAGTTGGAGGAAGAAGATCAAAGTGCTTTCCCACAACAATAATATTGGACAGCCGATCTAGCGAGCTATACCTAGAAAAATTGTCATATTGTTTCGCAAAAGCTAGCACTTCTACTCCCCATCCCCCCATCTCCCCATCTCCCCATCCCCCCACCCTATTCTCCCTGAACTCGAACGCTCTGCACAAAGGTAATCCAACGCAACTCTTCGGGGAAGGTTTGAGTTTGGCGGTTACAGCTAGAAGGAATTGCGAGGGTGACAGGACCTCCTAAGCGGGTGGGGATGGGTTCTGCGGAAGGTCCCCAGGAGGTGGCGAGGAAGATATCGCAGTTTTGGATATCGGAGAGGTTAAAGCGCAGGGGATTTTCAGAACCTTGGTAAATGGGGGGTTTGGCTTCAATAATGACTTTACCGTTTTCAGGGAGGGGAAGATTTGCCCATTGCAGAATATCCCGAAGGCGATAACCCTGCAATTTTACAGGGGTACTGGGCCAACCCATCCGATAACTGACGGTTTCTTCAATCGAAATCGGTTCTAACGATTGTAGGTCGGTTTGGGTGAGAGTGGTTTCGCCAACCTGGAGTTCAATTGGCTCAGTTCCCACAATAATGTTAGTGACGTAGAAGACCCAAAAGGGGTCGGGATAGGGAGATTCTAGTTCGGGAAAATCGTGATAGGGAAATACCAGAAATAACGGTCCCCCCTCGCTACGAGAAATGGGCATCCCGTTCATTTCTAAGGCTAGCGTGACGGGATAGCGGCGCAAGTCGGCAATATCAACGGTAGCGCGATAGCCATCGTAGGCAACAAAGGTAATTTTAGTGGCATTGGCCGCCGTACCGATTCGGGCGAGGAGTTCGGAAACGCGTATTCCCCGAAATTGTAGGATTTCTTCTGGGTTACTGAGGTGATGGGGCGATCGCGTTTGGACTACTGTAGTGGCTAAAGGCGCAAGTTCTGCCCAGTTTAATTGTACGCTTTCGCCCGATCGCGTTTGCCCGGATATTTCTAGAACCCATTGCTGTTGTTGAATCAGTTGCGTTTGTTGTTGCAGCAGGGTGCGGTCGGCGGCGATCGCTTCTTGGTACCATACGTCTAATTGCGTTGAACTGGGGGATGGGGTACAACTGACGACTCCCAACCCCAGGGAAAGCCAGAGAAAGAGCGATCCCGACCGGAATAGCTTTACAAAGCGCGCCGTCATCATAATGGATATCCTTGAAGAAATGTCACAAATTTGTGACAAAAACCCGGTATAGATTGCACCCTGACGGCCGTGTTAATGGTAAGGTATTGTCGATTCTAGCCGTTCCCCCGGTTGAACTTGTAAGATTCTCAATCCTCTTAACAAATCTCGTTCTAAACGTATCAGTTAACCGCAGTACAATGAAACTCTAGGCAAGCGCATTTTGTTCGCTCACATCTTGCCGCGAATTGGAGTTTAACCGTTGTGGTAGTTCAAATCTCAAATAACACTTACGAAGCCAAAACTCAAGAAATTGCTAAACAACTTTTAGCAGCAACGCGGGAAAAACGCTCGTTTTTTGCTCAAATGCGGGATCAAATGAATTGGGATGATAAAATTCTCAATTGGGCAATGAGCAATCCAGGTTTGCGCGTTCAACTTTTTCGCTTCATTGACTGTTTGCCCGCCCTGAGAAGTAAATCAGAAATTTCCCATCACTTGCAAGAATATTTAACGGCAGAAGCGGTTGAATTGCCTGCTGCTTTAAAAGGCATTCTCAACTTTACTAACCCCGACTCAATGCCGGGACAAATTGCGGCTGGAACCGTATCCACAGCCGTAGAAACCTTAGCCCACAAATACATTGCGGGTGAAAACCTCAAGCAAGTGATTAAAACGATCGAACGCTTGCGAAAGGATAAAATGGCCTTTACCCTAGACTTATTAGGGGAAGCTGTAATTACTGAAACGGAAGCACAAGCTTACCTCGAAAGTTATCTCGATTTAATTACTCAACTCACGGCTGAAGCGAAAAGTTGGAAAACGATTCCTGAAATTGACCAAGCGGACGGAGAAACCTTACCCGTTATCCAAGCTTCTGTTAAGTTAACCGCCTTTTATTCTCAATTTAATCCTTTTGATGACCAAGGCAGTCAAGAACGGGTAACGGAAAGAATTCGCACCCTATTGCGCCATGCCAAAGAAAAAGGAGCCGCCATCCACTTTGACATGGAACAATATGTTTATAAGGATCTCACCTTTGCCATACTCAAACAGATTTTAATGGAAGAGGAATTTCGGTCCCGTACCGATATTGGTATCACCGTTCAAGGCTATTTGCGCGATTCGCTAACCGACTTAAAGGGTTTAGTGGAATGGGCGAAAGAACGCGGCTATCCCGTCACCGTTCGCCTGGTGAAGGGGGCTTATTGGGATCAAGAAACGATTAAATCCCAACAGCACAATTGGCCGCAACCCGTCTTTAATGACAAAGCAGAAACCGATGCGAACTTTGAACGCTTAACCCAATTACTGCTAGAAAACCATGAATATCTCTATGCAGCCATTGGTAGCCATAACGTCCGTTCCCAAGCCTTAGCTTTAGCCATTGCAGAAACGCTGAATATCCCCCGGCGTCGGTTTGAACAACAGGTTCTTTATGGGATGGGAGAACCGCTAGCTAAAGCGTTGGTGGCTAGGGGAAGTCGGGTTCGAGTTTATGCGCCTTACGGAGAACTGCTTCCGGGGATGGCATATCTGATTCGCCGCTTGTTAGAAAATACCGCTAATAGCTCTTTCTTGCGGCAAAATATGGAAGAACGACCGATTGAAGAATTAATTGGTCCTCCTCCAACCAACGGGAATGTTAGCCAACGTCCCAATGAGTTACCGTTCCCCAATGCGCCGGATACAGATTATGCGGATGCAAACGCCAGAGAAACGGCGAAACAAGCTTTACAAACCGTTCGCCAACAGTTGGGAAAAACCTATTTACCGCTAATTAATGGCGAGTATGTCCCCGCTTCAGGATACATTGACTCGGTAAATCCCTCTAACTTTGAGGAAGTGGTGGGGAGAGTTGGGCAAATTTCAGTCGAACAAGCCAAAGACGCGATAGAAGCAGCAAAAGCGGCTTTTCCCGAATGGAAGAAAACGCCAGTCCGTCAGCGGGCCGGAATTTTGCGAAAAGCCGCCGAGTTGATGGAACAGCGGCGAACTGAGTTATCCTACTGGGTTTGCTTGGAAGTAGGGAAAGCTTTGCAACAGGCGGATGCAGAAGTCTCGGAGGCGATTGATTTTTGTCGCTATTACGCCTCGGAGATGGAACGTTTAGACTCAGGCGTCAATTACGATATCCCAGGGGAAACCAACCGCTATGTTTATCAGCCGCGTGGGGTGGCGGTGGTGATTTCGCCGTGGAATTTCCCGATCGCGATCGCAACGGGCATGACTGTGGCAGCATTAGTAACGGGGAATTGTACCTTACTTAAGCCTGCGGCAACTTCTTCGGTAATTGCGGCGAAGATAGCAGAAATTTTGGTAGAGGCGGGAATTCCCAAGGGTGTTTTCCAATTCGTTCCCGGTAAGGGTTCGACTGTGGGGAACTTCCTCGTCAAACATCCCGATGTCCATTTAATCGCGTTTACGGGTTCCCAGGAAGTGGGGGCGCAAATTTACGCCGATGCCGCAATTTTACAACCCGGACAAAAACACCTGAAACGGGTGATTGCTGAGATGGGGGGTAAGAATGCGATTATTATCGATGAAAGTGCCGACTTAGACCAAGCGGTGCAAGGGGTGGTGCAGTCAGCCTTTGGTTATAGCGGTCAAAAATGTTCGGCTTGCTCTAGAGCGATCGCCCTCGCCCCAATTTATGATACCTTCGTGGCTAGATTGGTAGAGGCAACCAAATCCCTAAATATTGGCCCGGCGGATGCAACGAGTACCCAAGTTGGGCCAGTCATTGATGGAAACGCCCAAAAACGGATTCAAGAGTATATCGCCACCGGGAAACAAGAAGCCGCGATCGCTCTAGAATTATCAGCCCCCGATAATGGTTATTATGTCGGCCCCGTCGTCTTTCGGGATGTTGCGCCCACCGCTAAAATTGCCCAAGAGGAAATCTTCGGCCCCGTCTTAGCCGTCATCAAAGCCCAAGATTTCTCAGAAGCCTTAGAAGTGGCGAATGGAACCAACTTCGCCCTCACTGGAGGCCTCTATTCTCGC encodes:
- a CDS encoding molybdopterin-dependent oxidoreductase — translated: MMTARFVKLFRSGSLFLWLSLGLGVVSCTPSPSSTQLDVWYQEAIAADRTLLQQQTQLIQQQQWVLEISGQTRSGESVQLNWAELAPLATTVVQTRSPHHLSNPEEILQFRGIRVSELLARIGTAANATKITFVAYDGYRATVDIADLRRYPVTLALEMNGMPISRSEGGPLFLVFPYHDFPELESPYPDPFWVFYVTNIIVGTEPIELQVGETTLTQTDLQSLEPISIEETVSYRMGWPSTPVKLQGYRLRDILQWANLPLPENGKVIIEAKPPIYQGSENPLRFNLSDIQNCDIFLATSWGPSAEPIPTRLGGPVTLAIPSSCNRQTQTFPEELRWITFVQSVRVQGE
- the pruA gene encoding L-glutamate gamma-semialdehyde dehydrogenase yields the protein MVVQISNNTYEAKTQEIAKQLLAATREKRSFFAQMRDQMNWDDKILNWAMSNPGLRVQLFRFIDCLPALRSKSEISHHLQEYLTAEAVELPAALKGILNFTNPDSMPGQIAAGTVSTAVETLAHKYIAGENLKQVIKTIERLRKDKMAFTLDLLGEAVITETEAQAYLESYLDLITQLTAEAKSWKTIPEIDQADGETLPVIQASVKLTAFYSQFNPFDDQGSQERVTERIRTLLRHAKEKGAAIHFDMEQYVYKDLTFAILKQILMEEEFRSRTDIGITVQGYLRDSLTDLKGLVEWAKERGYPVTVRLVKGAYWDQETIKSQQHNWPQPVFNDKAETDANFERLTQLLLENHEYLYAAIGSHNVRSQALALAIAETLNIPRRRFEQQVLYGMGEPLAKALVARGSRVRVYAPYGELLPGMAYLIRRLLENTANSSFLRQNMEERPIEELIGPPPTNGNVSQRPNELPFPNAPDTDYADANARETAKQALQTVRQQLGKTYLPLINGEYVPASGYIDSVNPSNFEEVVGRVGQISVEQAKDAIEAAKAAFPEWKKTPVRQRAGILRKAAELMEQRRTELSYWVCLEVGKALQQADAEVSEAIDFCRYYASEMERLDSGVNYDIPGETNRYVYQPRGVAVVISPWNFPIAIATGMTVAALVTGNCTLLKPAATSSVIAAKIAEILVEAGIPKGVFQFVPGKGSTVGNFLVKHPDVHLIAFTGSQEVGAQIYADAAILQPGQKHLKRVIAEMGGKNAIIIDESADLDQAVQGVVQSAFGYSGQKCSACSRAIALAPIYDTFVARLVEATKSLNIGPADATSTQVGPVIDGNAQKRIQEYIATGKQEAAIALELSAPDNGYYVGPVVFRDVAPTAKIAQEEIFGPVLAVIKAQDFSEALEVANGTNFALTGGLYSRTPSHIDRAAAEFEVGNLYINRNITGAIVARQPFGGFKLSGVGSKAGGPDYLLQFLEPRVITENIQRQGFAPIEGNE